A segment of the Gloeocapsa sp. PCC 73106 genome:
CTCGACAAATTTTTGTTCTTGGGATAATCATCGGACCGATTAGCGCCTTCATTAACAATACGGCAGTAGTTGCAATTTTTATTCCCATCGTTGAAGAATGGTGTAAAAAACAAGGTATTTCTGTCTCTAAATTGCTAATTCCTCTATCTTATGTCACCGTTTTAGCAGGAATGATTACCTTAGTTGGAACATCTACTAATATTGTGGCGAGTGGTGTTTCGAAAGACTTAGGGTATGGGGAGTTTGGCTTATTTCAATTTACGGCTTTAGGAGTAATTACCTTTTCGGTTGGCTTGATTTACTTAGCATTTGCAGCACCTCATTTATTACCAAATCGTAGATCGCCTGAAAATCAATTGTTAGATCAGGGTTATCAATTAAAAGAATATTTGAGTGAAGTGATTATTACTCCGAGATCTAGTTTAATTGGACAAACTTTGGCACAGAGTAGCCTACAGAGAAAATTTGATTTTGATGTTCTAGAGCTGATCCGCAATGATGTTCATCTACCTCAACCATTAGGTGATAGAGTTTTCAACGCAGGAGATATTTTACTTGTCTATTGCACTCGGGATGATTTACTGAAAATCAAGGAAGAAAAGGGATTAGAACTGTTTCCAAATATCCAGTTTCAAGAAGATGATTTAACTTCTACCCTAAGTTCAGGAGAAGAAGGACTAGCAGAAGTTTTAATTCTATCTAACTCTCGATTAGTAGGAACAACTCTAAAAGATATACGGTTTCGTCAACGCTATAATTCAACCGTTTTGGCCATTCGCAGAGGTTCAGAACTACTAAAAGGAAGATTGGGCAAGATTCCTCTGCGTTTTGGCGATTTATTGTTGGTACAAGGACCTAAACAAAGCTTGGTTGGATTACAGACGACGCGAGAACTCTTAGTACTTGAACAAAAAGAACCAGAATTGCTCAGGAAAGATAAAGCATGGGTTGCTTTAGCGATCATTTTTGGTGTAATTGTAGCGGCTGCTTTTGAATGGGTACCTATTTTACAAGGCAGCTTGGCTGGTATTATCTTAATGGTGATTACGGGTTGTTTGAGACCGGGGGAAGTCTACGGATCTGTCCGTTGGGATATTATTTTTATGTTAGCAGGACTAATTCCTTTGGGAATAGCCATGGATAACTCAGGCGCCACTGCATGGTTGGCTGATGGTTTGGTCGCAATCGGAGGTAACTTATCAGGATACGCCCTGTTAACGTTTTTTTATCTAGTTACTTCTATAATGACAGAAATACTTTCGAACAATGCTGCTGTAATTTTAATGATTCCGGTGGCTGTAAATGTGGCTAACACATTAGGGTTGAATCCTTTAGCTTTCATGTTTGCTGTGACATTTGCTGCTTCTAATAGCTATATGACACCTATTGGTTATCAAACCAACACAATGGTTTATACACCAGGGAGC
Coding sequences within it:
- a CDS encoding SLC13 family permease: MEIFLTLGILVLAFVAFVFEWLPVDLTALCVAIVLMFVGLVTPEEGISGFSNSATITVMAMFILSAGVTRTGVLEIVRDWLIIWGGKNPTRQIFVLGIIIGPISAFINNTAVVAIFIPIVEEWCKKQGISVSKLLIPLSYVTVLAGMITLVGTSTNIVASGVSKDLGYGEFGLFQFTALGVITFSVGLIYLAFAAPHLLPNRRSPENQLLDQGYQLKEYLSEVIITPRSSLIGQTLAQSSLQRKFDFDVLELIRNDVHLPQPLGDRVFNAGDILLVYCTRDDLLKIKEEKGLELFPNIQFQEDDLTSTLSSGEEGLAEVLILSNSRLVGTTLKDIRFRQRYNSTVLAIRRGSELLKGRLGKIPLRFGDLLLVQGPKQSLVGLQTTRELLVLEQKEPELLRKDKAWVALAIIFGVIVAAAFEWVPILQGSLAGIILMVITGCLRPGEVYGSVRWDIIFMLAGLIPLGIAMDNSGATAWLADGLVAIGGNLSGYALLTFFYLVTSIMTEILSNNAAVILMIPVAVNVANTLGLNPLAFMFAVTFAASNSYMTPIGYQTNTMVYTPGSYKFLDFTRVGAPLNLILTILTPLLIIWMYGL